The sequence GCCCCCGTCGCGGCCTGTCGCCCGCCCGAAGGTCTGCCCGTCCTGGCGCTCCAGAACCACGTTGACCCCGGCGAGCGCCTGCCCGTCCTCCGCGTCCACGACGGCCCCGGAGAGCACGGCGCGCTGCGCCTCAGCGCCGGGGCCGAGGCACAGCGCGCACAGCGCGAGCGCCAGGAGAAGACGAACCATCAAGCAGTTGGAAAAACGGCCTGCAAGATAGCACGGCCCTCTCCCGTCGGTGAGGCGCTTCGCAGGGCACTGCCGCGTGCCCAAGCGCATGCTGTAGGGGCGTATCGCCATACGCCCCTGCCACGTCGAACGGTAGCCGTGTCACTTCTTTCGCTTCGCCGCCCTCACCTCCACCGCCGCGTCCGGCACGCTCGCCGAGTCGCCGCCGACGGCGGCACCGTCCCCGGAGCCGTAGCGCGTCTGCATCCGGCCGAGCAAGCCCTCGATCTGCTCCGGGCGGAGCGCGTCGAGGTCGGGCGCGCCGCAGTAGTGCTTCGCCGCGACGGTCAGCTTGGCCCGGTCGATCCCGTACCCGGCTGCTGTGGCGACGAGATCCTCAACCGTCGGACCCGTGGGCTCGGTCTCTTCGGCGATCTCGATGTGCTCCGGCTCGTCGTTTTGCGGGGCCGGGCCGTCGCCGACGAGGTCGAGGAAGTCCTTGAAGACCGGGTTCGTCAGTTCGAGGCCGACCGGCAGGCCGGGCACGTTGCTCTTGACGACCGTCGCCACGCGCACCGGCTCGAACCCGTCGACGCGCACCGAGAGCTCGACCATCACGTCGACGAAGTATTCCAGCCCGCCGGTCGTGAGCGGGAGGACGCGGCCGAGTTGGTTCTCCTCCTGGTCCTCCTTCCCCTTCGCCGCGATCTGGTCCGTGATGACGACGCACGCGCCGGAGTCGACGCACAGGCGGCGGAGGACTTCCTGGAGGACGAGCTGGTCGGCCTGCAGCTCCTCGGCCGAGGGCTGGGACGTCGGGTCGCCGGTGCGGGCGCGGACGGCCTGGATCGTCTGGCGGTGCTGGCGGCCGAAGTACATCGCCCAACTGTCGAGCGCGTAGCAGCCGTAGCCCTGGGCACGGCCCTCGCCGTCGAGCGCCCAGTCGATGAACTGGGGGAGCTCGTCCGGGTGCTGGACCTCGATACCGTCGAAGGCGGAGCCGTCGGCCCCGGGGAGGAGGCGGCCCTTGCGCTCGGTGTCGAAGAAGCAGAGGCGGCCGAGGCCGGCGTCGGCGAGGGAGGCGGCGAAGACGCTCTTGCCCGCGCCCGCCGCGCCGCGCACGGCCATGACGAGGCGGCGCTGCTGGGGCCGCCGGCTGAGGGGGTTGATGCGCGTGGTCATGAGATCGGGAGGCTGGTGTGGGGTGGAGGCAACGAGGGACAGCGTCCCTCGACGCAAGACTACCAACCGCCGGTGACAGCCTCCTGTCACATCTTTTCGGCGGTACTCTTCCAGTCTAAACCTGCTCCCCGTTCGTTACGCTGCGCCGGTCTGCTTGGCCGAAAGCTAGCCGATGGATTGCACGGCTGCATGCGAGGCGGTAGTAGCTCCCAGCGGACCTACGCCGAAGTACTCGGTGGCGCTGGGTCTGCGCCTTCGAAGACGGAGCCGTTGTCGCCGGCATCGTCCTCGGAACGGACGCGAAAGAAGAGCGCGTAGAGCGCGGGCACGACGCCCAGCGTGAGCACCGTCGCGAAGAGCAGCCCGAAGAGGATCGCCACCGACATTGACTCGAAGAGCGGGCCGCCGCCGAGCCACAGCGGGAGCAGGCCCCCCGCCGTCGTGGCCGTGGTGAGCATGATCGGGCGGAAGCGCCGCTGCCCCGCCTCGATGATCGCGCGGAACGGCGGGTGCCCGTTCTCGTCCATCTCGAACTGGACGCGGTCGATGAGCACGATGGCGTTGTTGATGACGATGCCCGCCAGTGCGATCAGCCCCAGCAGCGTCATGAACCCGAACGAGAGGCCCGTGACGAGCAGCCCGATCGTCGCGCCGATGAGCGCCAGCGGGATCGTGAGGAGGATGATCGTCGGCTTGCGCAGCGAGTTGAACTGCCACACGAGCAGCATCAGGATAACGAGGCCTGCGAGTGGCAGCTTCGCCCCAATGGAGGCGTTGGCGTCGGACGAGCTCTCGAACTCGCCGCCGATCTCGTAGGCGTAGCCGACGGGCCACGCCGCCTGCTGCTCGGCCAGCCACGGGTCTAGCTCCGCCACGATGTCGAAGGCCGTCACGCCGGTGGCGTCGTCGAGGTCGGAGGCCACCGTGACGGCGAGCTGGCGGTTGCGACGCAGCACGCGCGAGGGCTCAAAGGCCAGCTCGATGGTCGCGACCTGGCCCAGCGGGACGTTGCGCCCCGTGCTCTGCGCGTAGACGTTGATCGACTCGATCTCGCTCAGCTGGGCGCGCGTCCCGTCGGTGGAGCGCAGCGTGACCGGGATGAGCTCGTCGCCCTCGCGGAACTGCGTCGCCACGATGCCGGAGACCGCCGCCTGGAGCGACACCGCGACGTCCTGGTTGGAGACGCCCGCCCGCGCCGCCCGCGCCTCGTCGATCTCGACGCGGAGCTTCTTGGTGAACGCGCCCCAGTTGTCGGTGATGGCGCGCGGGCCGGTGAGCGTGGCCAGGTGGGCCTTGACCTCGTCCACGAGGCCGAAGAGCACCGCCGGGTCGTCGCCGTAGAGCCGCACCTCGACGGGGTCGCCGCCGCCGGGGCCGCTCGTGAGCGCCTCGACGGTCGCGTCGACGCCGGGGTGGGTCACCTCCACGTAGGACCGCAGCCGCTCGATGATCCCGGCCTGCGCCTCGAAGGTCGTCGTGTTGGCGATCATCGACGCGTAGTTGGTGCGGGGCTGCTCGGGGTTGTAGCCGAGGTTGAAGCGCGGCGCGTCGGTGCCGACGAAGAACGCCCAGTTTTCGAGCGCGACCTCGTCGTCCTCAGGCTCCGAGCCCGGCGGTCGGTCGGGGCGCGCAAACTCGGACGCGAGGAACGCCTCGATGTCCGCCGTGACGGCCTGCGTCTCCTCGAACGACGTGCCGTAGGGCAGATCGAACTGGCCGGTGAAGAGCACCTCCTCTTTCTCGGGGAAGAACGACTGCGGCACGAAGCCGAAGCCCCACAACGCCACGACGAGCAGCCCGTACGCCGCGATCACAGTGACGAGCGGGTGCCCGACCAGCGCCGTGAGGAGCCCGCGGTAGCGGCGGTAGAACACCGAGCCGTACTCCTCCTCACCCTCCTCGCGGGCCTTCACCCGGAGGAAGACCACACACAGCAGCGGGATCATCGTCAGCGAGAGCACCCACGACGCCAGCAGCGTGATGATGATGACCTGCGCCAGCGGGGCCGTGTATTCGCCCACCTGCGACTCGGCGAGCGAGATCGGCAGGAACGCCGCCGCCGTCGTCAGCGACGAGACGAGGAGCGGGATCCGCAGCTCGCTCGCGGCCTCGATGGCGGCGGTCTTCGCGGGCTTGCCCTCCTCCATCCCGACCATGATCGCCTCGCTCATGACGATGGCGTTGTCCACGAGCAGCCCCAGCGCGATGATGAGCGCCGCCAGCGAGATCTGGTCGATGCCGATGTCGAGGACGCCCATGAAGAGCATCGTCGCCACCATCGCCATCGGGATCAGCGTGGCGACGATCAGGCCCGTGCGCAGCCCGAGAAACAGGAGCATCGCCACGATCACGACGCCGACCGACTGCGCGACCGACACGGTGAAGCTCGATACCGAGCGCTCGACGACCTCCGGCTGGAAGCTCACCACGCCGAACTCGACGCCGACGGGGAAGCGGGCCTCCAGCTGCGCCGTGGTGGCGAGCACCTCTTCGCCGAGCCCGATGATGTCGCCGTCGTCGCGCATCGAGATGGCGAGGATGAGGCCCTCGCGGCCGGAGATGCGGACCTCCTCGGCGCGCGGGTTGACGTAGCCGCGCTCGACGCGCGCGATGTCGTCGAGGAAGACGACCTGGCCCGAGCCAGGCAGCGTGATGACGGCCCGGCGGATCGCGTCCACGGTGTCGAACGAGCCCGACGGCTCCAGCGCGATGCTCTCGACGCCCGTCTCGACGGTCCCGCCCGAGATGATGATGTTGCTCGCCTGGAGGACGCCCTGCAGCTGCCCCGGCGAGAGGCCCAGCTCGGAGAGGCGCGCGTTGTCGTACTCCACGAAGACCCGCTCGTCCTGCGCGCCGTAGATGTCCACCTTGGCCACGTCCTCGATGCGGAGGAGCTCGTTGCGGACCTGGTCGGCGGCGTCTTCGAGCTCGCGGTAGGAGAAGCCGTCGGCGGTGAGCGTGAGCAGTGTCCCGAAGACGTCGCCGAACTCGTCGTTGACATCGGAGGTGACGCCGTCCGGGAGGTCGGCCTCGGCGCTCTCGACCTTGCGCCGGATGCGGTCGAAGACGGGCTGCAGGTCCTGCACCTCGTCCTTGAGGGTGACCGTGATGATCGAGAGGTTGGTGCGCGACTGGCTGACGATGTTGTCCACCTCCGGGATCTCCTGGATGCGCGCCTCCAGCTTGTCGGTGACGAGCTCCTCGACGCGCTCGGGGCTGGCCCCCGGGAACGGCGTCACGATGTTGGCGACGCGGATCAGGAAGCCGGGGTCCTCCGAGCGCGGGAGGTCGAGGTAGGACTGGATGCCGAGGAGGAGGACCACCACGAGCGCGACCGCCGTGACGACCCGGTTCTCGATGGCGTAGCGGGTGAGGTCCATGGTCGGCGAGAAGATGGGGATGAGCTGAGGTGTTCAGTGAGCGTTCCCCTTGCCTGCGCGAGGCGAGCCCTAGTCAGGGCTGGCAAGGGAAGGCTTCCAAAAAGACGACGTCATTCTGAGCGAGCGTAGCGATTCGAAGAATCTCCGGGCCAGCATCCAAGCCTCTTCTTGGCAAAGAGACACGAACCAGGATCCCCCGCGTTCGCGGGGGCAGGCTCTTCGACTCCATTCGCTGCGCGAATTCCGCTCAGGATGACAGGAAGAACAGGTTCTGTGAACACCGTCACCGGTGAGCTGTCCAGGGTGGAGAGCCTCATAGGGCTTCGTGGTTGCTAGTCAGCGGCACCGAGCAGCGCGACGCGCTGGCCGTCGGCGAGCACGCTCACCCCGGCGGTGGCGACCAGCGTGCCGTCCTGGACGCCCGTGAGGATCTCGACGCCCTCCGCGGCGAACTGGCCCGTCTCGACGGCGCGGCGCTGGGCGACGGCCTCGCTATCGCTCTGCCGCTCCAGCACGAACACGTAGCGCCCGGAGCGGTCCTCGGCGACGGCCTCCAGCGGTACGATCACGCGGTCGCCGGACGCGGCGGCCTGGCGGAAGGCAAGCGTCACCTCGGCGGCCATGCCGGGGCGCACGGCGCTCGCGTCGCCGGTGAGGCGGACGTTCACGGGGAACGTGGTGGCATTGCTCGTCGCCGCAACGCCGATCTCGGCGACGGTACCCACGAACGCCTCGCCGCCGAGTGCTCCGATGCGGACGGTCGCCGAGGCTCCGGAGCGGATGCGACCGATGAGCCCTTCCGGTACGGCGACTTGCACCTCGGGCTGACCGCCGCCGGTGAGCACGAACGCGGTCTGCCCGACGCCCACCTGCTCGCCGGGCTCGACGAGCACCGAGGCCACGGAGCCCGATACGGGCGCAGTGAGCCGCGTGAAGCCGACCTGCCGCCGGGCAGCATCGGCCTGGGCCTCCGACGAGCGGACCTGCGCCCCCGCCGATTCGAACTGCGCCCGCGCCGCGTCGAGGTCGCCGAGTGCCGCGGCTTGGTTGGCGTAGAGCTCCTGCGTGCGGTCGTAGGCGGCCTCGGCGTTGCGGAGCTGGGCCACGGCCTGGGCGACGGCGGCCTCGGCTTGGCGCTGCTGGATCACATAGTCGGTCGCGTCGAGGCGCGCGAGCGTCTGCCCCCGGCGTACGGACGCGCCGACCTCGACCGCAACCGTCTCGATGGTGCTCCCCACGCGGGCGCTCAGCTGCACCTGCGTGCCCGCCTGGGCCACGCCCGCGAACGTGCGCGTCTGCTCGCTGTTGCCCGTGACGGCCGCAGCGTAGCGTACGGGGCGCAGCACCTCGGCCTGATCGGCCGACTCGTCGCCGCAACCGGTCGCCGCAAGAAGGAATACAGCCAGCGAAAGAAGGCGGTGCCCTCGAGGGGAGAACAGCACAGACATGGCGGCGGGTGGGAATGGGGGCATAGGTAAAGAAGTCAGCGTGGACGTGAGGCTCAGCGTCCCGGACCGGATTGGAGGGCCTCCAGGATCCGTGCTTCGAAGGCATCGCGCTCAGCAGGGTCCATCAGCGCCTCGATACGGCCCACGGAGCGCTCGACCCGCTTCACGTCGATGAGATGGTCGTAGATCGCGTTCGTCACGCCCACCTCGGCCTGCTGGAGCGTGTTCTGGGCTTCGAGGAGCGGCGTCACATCGACGGCACCCGCCGCATAGGAGTCCGTGACGACAGCGAGGGACTGCTGGGCGACGGCGGCGGCCCGGCGGGCCTCCTGGATCGAGGCAAAGGAGGCTGCCGCAAATTGCATCTGCGTGCGCACGTTCTGCTCGATCTGCTGCACGAGGAGGTCGCGCTGCAACTGCAACTGGAGGACTTCGGCCGAAGCGCGGTCGCGCGTGGCGAAGCGTCCCCCGCCCTCGAACAGCGGGAAGGTCAGGTTCAAGCCGACGGTCCAGAACGGGTTGGGCACTTCGACTTCGGGGGTCATCGGCCCGAGGTCGGACCCCGCTCCGTCCTCGTAGACCGAGAGGTCGACCTGGCCGAAGGCGGCGACCGTTGGGAGGAAGAACGCCCGGCGGGCCGACTGCTCGGCGCGCTCCTGGGCGCGGATGCTCGCATCGAGCACCTGCACGTTCGGTTCGACCTCGATGGCGGCTTCCACCAGAGCATCGCGCAAGCGGGCGAAACTGCGCGGGTCGACGATGAGCGCGGAAAGGCGGCTGGCACTCTCGAGCAACTCGGGGTCCTCCACCTGGACGACCTCGGTGGCGGTGAACGGCGCTTCGAGCGGGCGGTCGAGGATCTGGTTGAGCGCGAGGCGCGCCGCCTGGCCCTGCACGAACGCGTCGATGAGGTCCGTGCGCCGCGTGGCGAGTTCGGCGCGCAGCCGCAGGCCCTCGGCGGGGCCGGCCGTCCCGATGGCCTCGCGCTGGTCGGCGAACTCCAGGCTCTGGCGCGTGAGACGCAGGTTGTTCTGCTGCACCTGCACGAGCGCCTCGGCGCGGAGCACGTTGAGGTAGGCCTCCGCCGCGTCGAGGGCGACGTCGAGGCGCTCGGCGGACCGGCTCTGGTTGCTCGCGTCGAGGAGCGCCCGCTGGATGCCGATGTTGGCGCTGGCTCCCTCGGAGAAGAGGACCTGGCTCAGTTCGAGCGTGCCCGCCACGTCCCACTCGGGTTGCTGCCCCTGCGAGACCTCGGCCAAGCGGCTATCGACCAGCAGGCCGGTCCCACTCGCGCTGAGTTGAGGAAGGAGCACCGACCGCGCCTCGCGGACCTGCGCGGCGCTCACGGCCACGGCAGCGTCCTGAATGGCGAGCGAGCGGTTGGCCTCGACCGCTCGCCGGATGGCTTCCTTCAGCGAGAGCGCGTCGCCGGCCGGCGTCAGGGTGGCCCCGAGGAGTTCGGCTTCGAGGAGGAGGCCCAGCGGCGGGTAGACGTCCAGTGACCGCGCCGTGGCGAGGTTGAGGACCAGCCGCTCGCCCGCAACCACACGCACCGGGAACGTCGCCGGATCGTCGCCGAGGAGAATGCGGTCGACGTAGACGCCTACACGCCGGGCAAGACTCTCCGCGAAGTCGACGTTGAGCGATGCCATAAAGCCCAGAGCTACTTCGTCCGCTCCGCCATAGGCAAACGACGGCAAGCCGCGCTCGATCAGCGCCGCCGCCAGCTGGGCGCGCTCGGCCGGAGCGAAGCGGTTCAGAGGCGTCACGTAGACGCCGTCCACATCGTCCGGGATCGCGTCGAGGCTCGCCTCGATGTCGGGCCCGGTGCCCAATGCGGTCAGCCGAATGCCGACAGCCTCACTCGCCGCCCGAAGGCGGGGAGCCAGCGCCGGAAAGCCGTCGAGCAGGGTCGCGTTGAGGAGGACCGCCAGGTGTGTGACCGGCGTGAGGGCTCGGAACGTGTCCACGTCGCGGTTGAACGTGAACGGCACCGTGAGGTAAGCCACACCGGGGGCACCGCTCGCGCCGTCGCGCTCCGGAAGCCCTTGCAAGGCCGGGTCCAGAACCACCGCCGCGATCACCGGGTGCGCCGGATCGACGAGCCGCGCCACCACCTGCGAGGCGAGCGGTCCCAGCGCCACGACAACGTCCACATCGGGAGCCGCCATCAGCGCCGCGACCTCCTGCTCGACCCCGGCGAGCGTGTAGTCTGCCGTCGCGGTACGGTATGCCAGCGCAAAGCGCCGCCCCGCCACCGTCTCGATCTCGGCTTGGACGAGTGCCTGCAACGTGTCGTCTTGGAGAGGGGGGCCGTCCAGGACGAAGGCAATCTGCACTTCTTCGACCTGTGATCCCCGGACAGAGAGGGGACCCAAGCGGCCCGTCTGAGCAGTGGCGACGGGTGGTACTGTGAGC is a genomic window of Bacteroidota bacterium containing:
- a CDS encoding efflux RND transporter periplasmic adaptor subunit; translated protein: MSVLFSPRGHRLLSLAVFLLAATGCGDESADQAEVLRPVRYAAAVTGNSEQTRTFAGVAQAGTQVQLSARVGSTIETVAVEVGASVRRGQTLARLDATDYVIQQRQAEAAVAQAVAQLRNAEAAYDRTQELYANQAAALGDLDAARAQFESAGAQVRSSEAQADAARRQVGFTRLTAPVSGSVASVLVEPGEQVGVGQTAFVLTGGGQPEVQVAVPEGLIGRIRSGASATVRIGALGGEAFVGTVAEIGVAATSNATTFPVNVRLTGDASAVRPGMAAEVTLAFRQAAASGDRVIVPLEAVAEDRSGRYVFVLERQSDSEAVAQRRAVETGQFAAEGVEILTGVQDGTLVATAGVSVLADGQRVALLGAAD
- a CDS encoding efflux RND transporter permease subunit, which translates into the protein MDLTRYAIENRVVTAVALVVVLLLGIQSYLDLPRSEDPGFLIRVANIVTPFPGASPERVEELVTDKLEARIQEIPEVDNIVSQSRTNLSIITVTLKDEVQDLQPVFDRIRRKVESAEADLPDGVTSDVNDEFGDVFGTLLTLTADGFSYRELEDAADQVRNELLRIEDVAKVDIYGAQDERVFVEYDNARLSELGLSPGQLQGVLQASNIIISGGTVETGVESIALEPSGSFDTVDAIRRAVITLPGSGQVVFLDDIARVERGYVNPRAEEVRISGREGLILAISMRDDGDIIGLGEEVLATTAQLEARFPVGVEFGVVSFQPEVVERSVSSFTVSVAQSVGVVIVAMLLFLGLRTGLIVATLIPMAMVATMLFMGVLDIGIDQISLAALIIALGLLVDNAIVMSEAIMVGMEEGKPAKTAAIEAASELRIPLLVSSLTTAAAFLPISLAESQVGEYTAPLAQVIIITLLASWVLSLTMIPLLCVVFLRVKAREEGEEEYGSVFYRRYRGLLTALVGHPLVTVIAAYGLLVVALWGFGFVPQSFFPEKEEVLFTGQFDLPYGTSFEETQAVTADIEAFLASEFARPDRPPGSEPEDDEVALENWAFFVGTDAPRFNLGYNPEQPRTNYASMIANTTTFEAQAGIIERLRSYVEVTHPGVDATVEALTSGPGGGDPVEVRLYGDDPAVLFGLVDEVKAHLATLTGPRAITDNWGAFTKKLRVEIDEARAARAGVSNQDVAVSLQAAVSGIVATQFREGDELIPVTLRSTDGTRAQLSEIESINVYAQSTGRNVPLGQVATIELAFEPSRVLRRNRQLAVTVASDLDDATGVTAFDIVAELDPWLAEQQAAWPVGYAYEIGGEFESSSDANASIGAKLPLAGLVILMLLVWQFNSLRKPTIILLTIPLALIGATIGLLVTGLSFGFMTLLGLIALAGIVINNAIVLIDRVQFEMDENGHPPFRAIIEAGQRRFRPIMLTTATTAGGLLPLWLGGGPLFESMSVAILFGLLFATVLTLGVVPALYALFFRVRSEDDAGDNGSVFEGADPAPPSTSA
- a CDS encoding ABC transporter substrate binding protein, giving the protein MQIAFVLDGPPLQDDTLQALVQAEIETVAGRRFALAYRTATADYTLAGVEQEVAALMAAPDVDVVVALGPLASQVVARLVDPAHPVIAAVVLDPALQGLPERDGASGAPGVAYLTVPFTFNRDVDTFRALTPVTHLAVLLNATLLDGFPALAPRLRAASEAVGIRLTALGTGPDIEASLDAIPDDVDGVYVTPLNRFAPAERAQLAAALIERGLPSFAYGGADEVALGFMASLNVDFAESLARRVGVYVDRILLGDDPATFPVRVVAGERLVLNLATARSLDVYPPLGLLLEAELLGATLTPAGDALSLKEAIRRAVEANRSLAIQDAAVAVSAAQVREARSVLLPQLSASGTGLLVDSRLAEVSQGQQPEWDVAGTLELSQVLFSEGASANIGIQRALLDASNQSRSAERLDVALDAAEAYLNVLRAEALVQVQQNNLRLTRQSLEFADQREAIGTAGPAEGLRLRAELATRRTDLIDAFVQGQAARLALNQILDRPLEAPFTATEVVQVEDPELLESASRLSALIVDPRSFARLRDALVEAAIEVEPNVQVLDASIRAQERAEQSARRAFFLPTVAAFGQVDLSVYEDGAGSDLGPMTPEVEVPNPFWTVGLNLTFPLFEGGGRFATRDRASAEVLQLQLQRDLLVQQIEQNVRTQMQFAAASFASIQEARRAAAVAQQSLAVVTDSYAAGAVDVTPLLEAQNTLQQAEVGVTNAIYDHLIDVKRVERSVGRIEALMDPAERDAFEARILEALQSGPGR